From a region of the Myroides sp. JBRI-B21084 genome:
- the yidC gene encoding membrane protein insertase YidC has translation MEEKKLDKSSLIGMAIITVLLFWMMSGSMFSDKKEEKTKETAKNEVATKTPVNQLAANAVNDTLANAQLKSELGSFAYGAALPTVVGAKDITVNNGVLTVVFSGKGGYIKEAVVNDQKRISSKNTDLVKIIADNNSKLNLKFNTKDNRVLNTKDLLFEPTLSKEGENSVVSMKLKTSETAYLEYRYVLKPNKYMLDLSIKSVGLSNVLNAANPAELTWQLKATRNERSITYENRYAEIVYEYEEGKDDYLNPAKTTTEDAKDLTYVAFKQHLFTSVLLTETPIKSAKLSQENLVKDEYANAAYLKDFSAVMPLEYKGGELTYNMNLYMGPTDYNILNDFDKNLDEIVPLGWGIFGWLNKLIIIPLFTLLTNLIPHGIAIVLFTVVIRLIMSPVQYKSYVSQAKMKLIRPEVTELNEKYAKDPMKKQQETMKLYNKAGVNPMAGCIPMFIQLPVFYALFSFFPSAFDLRQKAFLWADDLSSYDSVFTLPFTIPFYGNHVSLFPILAALATFVYMKMTTGDQAAMAPQQEGMPDMSKIMKIMIYISPIMMLFFFNNYASGLSLYYFISNLITIGIMYVIKNKIVTEDKVKAIIETNKTKEKPKSKFQRKMEEMMEQAQQQQKTNKK, from the coding sequence ATGGAAGAAAAAAAATTAGACAAAAGTAGCCTTATTGGTATGGCTATAATTACCGTTTTGTTATTTTGGATGATGTCTGGAAGTATGTTTTCAGATAAAAAAGAAGAAAAAACAAAAGAAACAGCTAAAAATGAAGTTGCTACAAAAACGCCCGTTAATCAATTAGCTGCAAACGCTGTTAATGATACCTTGGCTAATGCACAATTAAAAAGCGAATTAGGGTCGTTTGCATATGGCGCTGCTTTACCAACTGTAGTTGGTGCTAAAGACATCACTGTTAACAATGGTGTTTTAACAGTTGTTTTTTCTGGAAAAGGTGGTTATATTAAAGAGGCTGTTGTTAATGATCAAAAAAGAATTTCAAGCAAAAACACCGATTTAGTAAAAATTATTGCTGATAATAATTCAAAACTAAATTTAAAATTCAACACAAAAGACAATCGAGTTTTAAATACGAAAGATTTGTTGTTTGAACCTACTTTATCTAAAGAAGGTGAAAATTCTGTAGTTTCTATGAAGTTAAAAACTTCTGAAACGGCTTATTTAGAATATCGTTATGTGTTAAAACCTAACAAATATATGTTAGATTTAAGCATAAAATCGGTAGGTTTAAGTAATGTGTTAAATGCTGCAAATCCTGCAGAATTAACTTGGCAGCTAAAAGCAACTCGTAACGAAAGATCAATTACTTATGAAAATCGTTATGCAGAAATTGTGTACGAATATGAAGAAGGTAAAGACGACTATTTAAATCCTGCAAAAACTACTACAGAAGATGCTAAAGATTTAACCTATGTTGCATTTAAACAACACTTGTTTACGTCTGTTTTATTAACCGAAACTCCAATTAAATCGGCTAAATTAAGTCAAGAAAATTTGGTTAAAGATGAATATGCAAATGCAGCTTATTTAAAAGATTTTTCTGCAGTAATGCCATTAGAATATAAAGGGGGAGAGCTTACCTATAACATGAATTTGTATATGGGACCAACCGATTACAATATTTTAAACGACTTTGATAAAAATTTAGATGAAATTGTACCATTAGGTTGGGGTATATTTGGTTGGTTAAACAAATTAATCATTATTCCTTTGTTTACTTTGTTAACAAACTTAATTCCGCATGGTATTGCAATTGTATTGTTTACTGTAGTAATTCGTTTAATAATGTCGCCAGTTCAATACAAATCATATGTATCTCAGGCTAAAATGAAATTAATTCGACCAGAAGTTACCGAATTAAACGAAAAGTATGCAAAAGATCCAATGAAAAAGCAACAAGAAACAATGAAGCTTTACAACAAAGCAGGGGTAAACCCAATGGCAGGTTGTATACCTATGTTTATACAGCTTCCTGTGTTCTATGCATTGTTTAGTTTTTTCCCATCGGCATTTGATTTAAGACAAAAAGCATTCCTTTGGGCCGACGATTTATCATCGTACGATAGTGTGTTTACCTTACCATTTACAATTCCATTTTACGGAAACCACGTAAGTTTGTTCCCGATTTTAGCCGCTTTAGCTACTTTTGTTTATATGAAAATGACAACTGGTGATCAGGCAGCTATGGCACCACAACAAGAAGGCATGCCTGATATGAGTAAAATCATGAAAATTATGATTTATATTTCACCAATCATGATGTTGTTCTTCTTTAACAATTACGCTTCAGGTTTATCGTTGTATTACTTTATTTCGAATTTAATTACTATTGGAATTATGTATGTAATTAAAAACAAAATTGTTACTGAAGATAAAGTAAAAGCAATTATCGAAACGAACAAAACCAAAGAGAAACCAAAATCTAAATTCCAACGAAAAATGGAAGAGATGATGGAACAAGCGCAACAACAACAAAAAACAAATAAAAAGTAA
- a CDS encoding type 1 glutamine amidotransferase domain-containing protein, producing the protein MMKILIIVTSIATYESGLETGLWLSELTHIYDKAKEQGYEIMIASPKGGAIPIDPESLKPMVLDKVTKAYYKDSTFMEVLNHSKTLKEVENETFDLVYLAGGHGTMYDFPEDTTIQKIVREHFENEKKVAAICHGVGGLLNVKLSNGEYLIKDKKITGFNWFEESIAGRKKEVPFNLEKGLKERESVYSKAFIPMTSKVVVDGNLITGQNPFSSKEMAKVVMEEMKK; encoded by the coding sequence ATGATGAAAATACTAATTATCGTAACAAGCATAGCTACTTATGAAAGTGGTTTAGAGACAGGACTTTGGTTGAGCGAACTCACTCATATTTACGATAAAGCAAAAGAACAGGGATATGAAATAATGATTGCAAGCCCAAAAGGTGGAGCAATACCAATTGACCCCGAAAGTTTAAAACCAATGGTTTTGGATAAAGTAACAAAAGCGTATTATAAAGATTCTACTTTTATGGAAGTATTAAATCACAGTAAAACGCTTAAAGAAGTTGAGAATGAAACTTTTGACTTGGTTTATCTTGCAGGTGGACACGGTACAATGTACGACTTTCCGGAGGATACAACAATACAAAAAATTGTTCGCGAACATTTTGAAAACGAAAAAAAAGTAGCTGCAATTTGTCATGGAGTTGGGGGGCTTTTAAACGTAAAATTGTCCAATGGTGAATACTTAATCAAAGACAAAAAAATCACAGGATTTAACTGGTTTGAGGAAAGTATTGCAGGAAGAAAAAAAGAAGTGCCATTCAATCTTGAAAAAGGGTTGAAAGAAAGAGAATCTGTCTATTCAAAAGCATTTATCCCTATGACTTCAAAAGTTGTTGTAGACGGAAATTTAATAACAGGACAAAACCCTTTCAGTTCCAAAGAAATGGCGAAAGTTGTAATGGAAGAAATGAAAAAATAA
- a CDS encoding NAD-dependent epimerase/dehydratase family protein: MQTILGANGQIAEELAKELYQKYTKDIRLVSRNPKKIHETDQLFPSNLMDAKATEKAVEGSEIAYLTVGLPMNSQMWEDQFLTMMKNAINACKKHQTKLVFFDNTYMYAKTSEPQTEESPFKPTGRKSTVRAKMAEMLLNEIYNKTIVAVICRAPEFYGPNKTQSITNTLIFDNIQLNKKIKVPIKANTKRTLIWTPDASRAMALIGNTPNAYNQTWHLPCDDNRPTYKELIDLTSNIYGQKFEYSIVKMWQFKFGRFFNKKLRELLELLPRYNQDNIFISDKFKKSFPDFKVTTFDNGITQIKKEQNL; the protein is encoded by the coding sequence ATGCAAACAATACTCGGAGCAAACGGACAAATTGCTGAAGAACTAGCCAAAGAATTGTATCAAAAATATACAAAAGATATTCGATTGGTAAGTAGAAATCCGAAAAAAATACATGAAACCGATCAACTCTTTCCCTCAAACTTAATGGACGCAAAAGCCACAGAGAAAGCAGTTGAAGGAAGTGAAATTGCGTATTTAACGGTCGGATTACCTATGAACTCGCAAATGTGGGAAGACCAATTCCTAACAATGATGAAAAATGCCATTAATGCTTGTAAAAAACACCAAACTAAATTGGTGTTCTTTGACAACACCTATATGTATGCCAAAACAAGTGAACCGCAAACAGAAGAAAGTCCATTTAAACCAACTGGGAGAAAATCAACAGTTAGAGCAAAAATGGCGGAAATGTTACTAAACGAAATATACAACAAAACCATTGTAGCCGTTATTTGTAGAGCCCCCGAATTTTACGGACCGAATAAAACACAAAGCATAACTAACACGCTAATATTTGATAATATTCAGCTAAATAAGAAAATCAAAGTGCCAATAAAAGCCAATACTAAACGGACTTTAATTTGGACACCTGATGCAAGTCGGGCAATGGCTTTAATCGGAAATACTCCAAACGCATACAATCAAACTTGGCATTTACCCTGTGATGACAACCGACCTACATATAAGGAATTGATTGACTTAACTTCCAATATTTACGGGCAAAAATTTGAATATTCAATCGTAAAAATGTGGCAATTTAAATTTGGTAGATTTTTCAATAAAAAACTTAGAGAACTTTTAGAACTTTTGCCTCGTTACAATCAGGACAACATTTTTATATCTGACAAATTCAAAAAGAGTTTTCCCGATTTTAAAGTAACTACCTTTGATAACGGAATTACCCAAATTAAAAAAGAACAAAATTTATGA
- a CDS encoding rhomboid family intramembrane serine protease, with protein sequence MQTITKKLRLIYLPFLVMTISFIVLYSFLNWLLFIKTNTFSIKEDIVNFWLPFGLPWIPVLLWLRPRIKLLKLTSGNGNLPFLYQFIAALAMAIPTIVAQGYIEKASGTLTKLETINEIDKGEQTKYYTVKSFYIDKTNIGVHSSFDVSGKHNENFNMHLYVVLPILGSEADTTNSNCLAWLGVEYSEQISNRLEYKEKEEKYQAFANESQKDFDNKDVNKFVYLDRVGNTGDGDGFKEAVKKSPKYNSNNTSVFLAVNEPFENRNGNTFAWIFGSFGITGGIWLIMLLIPKLDESELNRFESGKPSNDNEVKEFIDFLKPNEGYFITPIIIYLNILIFMIMVFTGLGFFSFKGQDLLAWGANFRPSTTNGEWWRLLTSTFLHGGLIHLIANMYGLLFVGIFLEPLLGRTKYLTVYLLMGILASCASLWWYDATVSVGASGAIFGLYGLFLALLLTKIFPPDFGKAFFTSTLIFIGYNLLMGLNGGIDNAAHIGGLLSGFVVGLILYPTLKKQVENEPTE encoded by the coding sequence ATGCAGACAATTACAAAGAAACTTAGACTTATTTACTTGCCATTTTTAGTAATGACAATTTCATTTATTGTGCTTTACTCTTTTTTAAATTGGCTACTTTTCATTAAGACAAATACGTTTTCAATTAAAGAAGACATTGTGAATTTTTGGTTGCCATTTGGACTGCCTTGGATACCTGTCTTACTTTGGCTTAGACCAAGAATTAAACTATTAAAGTTAACAAGTGGTAATGGTAACTTGCCTTTTTTATATCAGTTCATTGCTGCATTGGCAATGGCTATTCCAACAATCGTTGCACAAGGATACATCGAAAAAGCATCAGGAACATTGACAAAGCTTGAAACAATAAACGAAATTGACAAAGGAGAACAGACTAAATACTACACGGTTAAAAGTTTCTACATCGACAAAACAAACATTGGTGTTCATTCATCTTTTGACGTCAGTGGAAAACATAATGAGAATTTCAACATGCACCTTTATGTCGTTTTGCCAATACTTGGAAGTGAAGCCGATACTACAAATTCAAACTGCTTAGCTTGGTTAGGTGTTGAATATTCCGAGCAAATTAGCAATAGACTTGAATACAAAGAAAAAGAAGAAAAATATCAAGCATTTGCAAACGAAAGTCAAAAGGACTTTGACAATAAAGATGTTAATAAGTTTGTCTATCTTGACAGAGTAGGAAACACAGGCGATGGTGATGGTTTTAAAGAAGCAGTTAAAAAAAGTCCAAAATACAATTCAAATAATACTTCTGTTTTCCTTGCAGTAAATGAACCATTTGAAAATAGGAATGGAAATACTTTTGCTTGGATATTTGGATCATTCGGAATTACAGGCGGCATTTGGTTAATAATGTTGCTTATTCCGAAACTTGATGAGAGTGAACTTAACCGATTTGAAAGTGGAAAACCTTCGAATGACAACGAAGTAAAGGAATTTATAGACTTCTTAAAACCAAATGAAGGATATTTTATAACACCAATCATAATTTATCTAAACATTCTAATTTTTATGATTATGGTGTTTACAGGTCTTGGTTTTTTTTCATTCAAGGGACAAGACTTACTTGCTTGGGGTGCTAACTTTAGACCTTCAACAACAAATGGAGAATGGTGGCGACTATTAACAAGCACATTTCTACATGGTGGACTAATACACCTCATAGCAAATATGTATGGACTTTTATTTGTTGGTATTTTCCTTGAGCCTTTGCTTGGCAGAACAAAATATTTGACAGTCTATTTGTTGATGGGAATATTAGCAAGTTGTGCAAGTTTATGGTGGTATGATGCAACAGTAAGCGTTGGTGCATCAGGAGCTATTTTTGGCCTTTATGGATTATTCCTTGCGTTACTCTTGACAAAAATTTTCCCTCCAGATTTCGGCAAAGCATTCTTTACAAGCACTCTGATTTTTATTGGCTACAATTTACTCATGGGTTTAAATGGTGGCATTGACAACGCAGCACATATCGGTGGACTTTTAAGTGGTTTTGTAGTTGGACTAATTCTTTATCCAACGCTTAAAAAACAAGTAGAAAATGAACCAACAGAATAG
- a CDS encoding alpha/beta fold hydrolase: MKQLFFLLLAFSNLNVIAQTNELKKQAMTNLIDNNGGKLYSTIYPNANKETIILLHGGPGFPSDLMEVLEILKDSFQVITFHQRGTKKSPCPSNDYSMNAYLSDIDSVAKFYGITKFHLWGHSWGGLYAQIYANKHSENLLSLFLCCPGSGTNIEWKQTEKEVMQLNKSKCTTWQWSKMGMNNLLGILGRDNAYKKTL; the protein is encoded by the coding sequence ATGAAGCAATTATTTTTTCTGCTATTAGCATTCAGCAATTTGAATGTAATTGCACAAACAAACGAACTAAAAAAACAAGCAATGACAAATTTAATTGACAATAATGGTGGCAAACTTTACTCAACAATTTATCCAAATGCCAATAAGGAAACCATTATTTTACTTCACGGTGGACCCGGATTTCCAAGTGATTTAATGGAAGTATTAGAGATTTTGAAAGATAGTTTTCAAGTTATTACTTTTCACCAAAGAGGAACTAAAAAATCACCCTGTCCAAGCAATGATTATTCAATGAATGCTTATTTAAGTGATATAGATAGTGTAGCAAAGTTTTATGGAATTACAAAATTTCATTTATGGGGACATTCTTGGGGTGGTCTTTATGCACAAATTTATGCCAACAAACATTCAGAAAATTTATTGAGTTTGTTTTTATGTTGTCCAGGTTCAGGTACAAATATTGAGTGGAAACAAACAGAAAAAGAAGTAATGCAACTCAATAAATCTAAATGTACAACTTGGCAATGGTCAAAAATGGGAATGAACAATCTTTTAGGAATTTTAGGAAGGGATAATGCTTATAAAAAGACTTTGTAA
- a CDS encoding DinB family protein, with protein MNANKLLDEIIEETNSHIATVEKLFSKTESELNWKENSESWSIFECLEHLNLYGNFYLPEIEKTINNSKFVAENEFKSGILGNYFAKSMLPKEKMNKMKTANDKNPINSTLNKETIETFVSQQTKFIELLKKAKNVNLTKTKTKISISNLIKLRLGDTFRFLNNHTFRHLKQIERIEKHAYR; from the coding sequence ATGAATGCAAATAAATTACTTGACGAAATTATTGAAGAAACAAACTCTCATATCGCAACTGTCGAAAAATTATTTTCTAAAACTGAATCTGAACTAAATTGGAAAGAAAATTCTGAATCTTGGAGTATTTTTGAATGTCTTGAACATTTAAATCTTTACGGAAATTTTTACTTACCCGAAATTGAAAAAACAATAAATAATTCAAAATTTGTTGCAGAAAATGAATTTAAAAGCGGAATTTTAGGAAATTATTTTGCAAAAAGTATGTTGCCGAAAGAGAAAATGAATAAGATGAAGACTGCAAATGACAAAAATCCTATTAACTCAACTTTGAATAAGGAAACGATTGAAACTTTTGTTTCTCAACAAACTAAATTTATTGAATTACTGAAAAAAGCGAAAAATGTAAATCTGACAAAGACAAAAACTAAAATATCAATCTCAAATTTAATTAAGTTAAGACTTGGTGATACTTTTAGATTCTTGAATAATCACACTTTCAGACATTTAAAACAAATTGAAAGAATCGAAAAACACGCCTACAGATAA
- a CDS encoding HEAT repeat domain-containing protein: MLDSSDVIALIQYTSKGDFRASAKILTIYKGQLKTGDEIYISGFSNRYGPIDKMSKGDKYLVFLNFNQPDEKRIEYWNEELKTKPELKEYVEAYKNNKAYYVWSPTSGDLKIKGKTVQYDLVQTSFYGKQNYYSLSEFESFLIAYYNKSKTADFCNNLISNIKPATESDLNSQNLMKLSLLGYNQYDNIFENYVKVNNPSSKYALAQLMGHIKSVESRNILIALLGDKHSIVQGEVVRQLKNEQAEIVAPILLKHLKTSSDANFGPSNIMDPVMNRIDGGKVEIIKTLGELKYKPAIPDLLLLLDTDNDDLFKLVIEALKNIGSKEYIPYINNHLDKKTHDLIFEISMMIAEDSLVECLPSFKNFISTCDRNRHPNYEYAISTCCGIGHFNDSATVAFLLLDYKHFFTYKDTLESSKQKYWTRKYIETFTDLKVKEARPLIYKSIYDWFGLNEDFGKNPKLFEVKKQLEDSIKTVFANSLEKKGYKLNYCIAYIKNTADIEKGNKPIAKYLIEVSIPTTEKGNEHQEIISNELNLNKEGIFLRYENGWYHIEKQDRFDKSISSTPIYNFLSYAKAVPNPSDFIFLQGLLNNNFIIDDYYQKRVREAIDEIKTSLNK, translated from the coding sequence ATGTTAGACAGTTCAGACGTAATTGCCTTAATCCAATACACAAGCAAAGGCGACTTTAGAGCAAGCGCAAAAATTTTGACTATTTATAAAGGGCAACTAAAAACAGGTGACGAGATTTATATTTCAGGTTTCAGCAATCGTTATGGTCCAATCGACAAAATGAGCAAAGGAGACAAGTATCTTGTTTTTCTAAACTTTAATCAGCCTGATGAAAAAAGAATTGAATATTGGAATGAAGAATTAAAAACAAAACCAGAACTCAAAGAATACGTTGAGGCTTATAAAAATAACAAAGCATATTATGTTTGGTCACCAACCTCTGGAGACCTGAAGATAAAAGGTAAGACGGTTCAATATGACTTAGTTCAGACCTCATTTTATGGCAAACAGAATTATTATTCATTAAGTGAATTTGAAAGTTTCCTAATTGCATATTACAATAAATCTAAAACAGCTGATTTTTGTAATAATCTAATATCAAATATAAAACCTGCAACGGAAAGTGATTTGAATTCTCAAAATTTGATGAAGCTGTCTTTGCTCGGTTACAATCAATATGATAATATTTTTGAAAACTATGTAAAGGTTAATAACCCATCTTCAAAATATGCATTAGCTCAATTAATGGGCCATATCAAATCAGTAGAATCAAGAAATATTTTGATTGCTTTGCTTGGCGACAAGCATAGCATTGTACAAGGCGAAGTAGTTAGACAACTAAAAAACGAACAAGCAGAAATTGTAGCGCCTATTCTTTTGAAGCATCTAAAAACCTCAAGTGATGCTAATTTTGGCCCGTCAAATATTATGGACCCTGTAATGAATAGAATTGACGGAGGCAAAGTTGAAATCATAAAGACACTTGGTGAATTAAAATACAAACCAGCTATTCCCGATTTACTATTACTTCTTGACACTGACAATGACGACCTTTTTAAATTAGTAATTGAAGCATTGAAAAATATCGGAAGTAAGGAATATATACCCTACATAAACAATCATTTAGACAAAAAAACTCACGACTTGATTTTTGAAATATCAATGATGATTGCCGAAGACAGTTTAGTTGAGTGTTTGCCCAGTTTCAAAAACTTCATTTCTACTTGCGACCGAAACAGACACCCTAACTACGAATATGCGATTTCAACTTGCTGTGGTATTGGACATTTCAATGATAGTGCTACAGTTGCTTTCCTTTTGTTGGACTACAAACATTTTTTTACATACAAAGACACCCTAGAAAGCAGTAAACAAAAATACTGGACGCGAAAATATATAGAGACTTTTACTGACCTAAAAGTAAAAGAAGCCAGACCACTAATTTATAAATCAATCTACGACTGGTTTGGACTTAACGAAGATTTCGGAAAAAATCCCAAACTATTTGAAGTCAAAAAGCAATTAGAAGATTCCATCAAGACCGTTTTCGCAAATAGCCTTGAAAAGAAAGGATATAAACTGAATTACTGTATTGCATACATTAAAAATACAGCCGATATAGAAAAAGGAAATAAACCCATTGCAAAATATTTGATAGAAGTTTCCATACCTACCACAGAAAAGGGGAATGAGCATCAAGAAATAATTTCAAACGAACTGAACTTAAATAAAGAAGGTATTTTTTTGAGATACGAAAATGGTTGGTATCATATAGAAAAGCAAGACAGATTTGACAAAAGCATTTCTTCGACACCGATTTACAATTTTTTAAGTTATGCTAAAGCAGTTCCAAATCCATCTGACTTTATATTTCTTCAAGGACTGTTGAACAACAATTTTATAATTGACGACTATTATCAAAAAAGAGTAAGAGAAGCTATTGACGAAATCAAGACAAGTTTAAACAAATGA